CATTCCTTGTAATGACACGTTAGGAATGCTTATCGCCCTTAACCTTTCCTCTCCTTTCATTTTAATTCTGTGCTACAATATCTCCAGTTTGAGTTCGGGGGGCGAGGTGTTGGATGCCAACGGCCGTTGGGGTCGCATTTCAGAGTGTTGGTCGTTCTTACTTCTTCGATCCAGGCGAATTTGATGTCAATTTGGGTGACCAAGTCGTCGTTGAGACTTCGCAGGGATTGGCATTAGGGTTGGTTCGGATTGGTCCTCGCGAGATCGCGTCGGAAGATATCGAATCACCGCTGAAGCCCATTCTAAGGTTTGCATCGGAAGAAGATTTAAGGCGACATGAAGCGAACGTGGCGAAAGTACCGCGAGCGCTGTCTGTTTGCGCCCAAAAGATAGCGGAGCTAGAGCTTTCGATGAAGCTGGTTTCTGCTGAATATGATTTTGACGGTATTATCGTTACGTTTGCCTTCGTTTCTGAAAGGCGTATTGATTTCAGGGCATTGGTCAAGGATGTGGCAACGGCGCTGCATTGCCGTGTCATGTTCTACCAGATTGGAACCAGAGACCATGCGAAGTCATTAGGTGGTTACGGCATATGCGGTCTCCCCTTATGTTGCGCAAGTTTTCTAAACGAATTCACTTCTATCTCAATGAAAATGGCTAAAGATCAGAATTTATTTTTGAACCCCATCAAGTTCAGTGGCTTATGCGCCAAGTTGATGTGCTGTCTTGAATATGAGCATGAAGTATATAAAGATGGCAGGATTTTGCTGCCGCCAATTGGGGGATATGTCAACACCCCCAAAGGTTTTGGCAGAGTTATTGACTTGGATA
Above is a genomic segment from bacterium containing:
- the ricT gene encoding regulatory iron-sulfur-containing complex subunit RicT encodes the protein MPTAVGVAFQSVGRSYFFDPGEFDVNLGDQVVVETSQGLALGLVRIGPREIASEDIESPLKPILRFASEEDLRRHEANVAKVPRALSVCAQKIAELELSMKLVSAEYDFDGIIVTFAFVSERRIDFRALVKDVATALHCRVMFYQIGTRDHAKSLGGYGICGLPLCCASFLNEFTSISMKMAKDQNLFLNPIKFSGLCAKLMCCLEYEHEVYKDGRILLPPIGGYVNTPKGFGRVIDLDILKSSFYVILDEGDAREVYTSEECEWEGKELAKGTCGCAKKKGHCGMARKPCKSQDEEEMVEDA